DNA from Clarias gariepinus isolate MV-2021 ecotype Netherlands chromosome 11, CGAR_prim_01v2, whole genome shotgun sequence:
CTATAGATATTGTAGTTATAACTGAATATTATTAGATCTTAATGAAGGAAGAGTCACACATTTGTCTCATTCTTAAAGGatcttaaaaagtaaaatctttTTTGAGCATGGATAtccatttttctgttttatattcaataaatataatatctaaaagaaatattcttttttaatattctcTTTCTATACTGTCAATAGTGCACTAACAAAGCAAGtctagttattttttaaaaacttgaagAAACTGAAGGACTAATGAAACAACTTCCAGCACTGCCCAGGATTTTTGGAGCAGACGcccattttataaaaattactcAGAATTATTTTGGCAGAGTAGTACTTTTTTATTACAGGGGAGGATTGAGGCATTTaatatatgcacatttttgctgATATCAAATATTTATGTTGCAAAGAGGCTATGTAACTTGAACCTACACAATGTATCCTTGTGTACATTGGGGGGTAGCCTTTTAAATCAAACACaatattaatttacttttagCATAAGCGTAGGCTTTCACACTTTACTTTTCATCCCGTACCACAATAGCATTGTGATTTCTCACATCAATAATAGACTAATGAGAACATATGGAACGGATCAACAGACTCTGCTATATATTctacaaatgcatttttaaagctacaaaatagttttaaaaatttttagaaaATTACCTAATACAAGCTACTATGTACAGCTTTATAAAAAGGCAAATATGGAACGTTCTTCTCATAATAACAAACAGTAAAAAGCAAAACTCAGTCAATACATGCACATATGCAAAACGTACCTTGCCAGTCCTGCGCAGACTTCTTAACAGTTTGTTTTTCTTAGGGTCTTCACCCTCTTCATTCAGGGAGTTGTCCCCTTTCTGTATTCCCAACTCGTCCTCTTTGGTTTTGGGTGGACCTCCAAGCTCATCATCACTGCCAATGAAACTTGTGCGAAAATTACTGAACTTGCCCAAACGTTTAGAGCGATCACGGTATAATCGTGGCTTAACTCCAAGAGAAGATAACTTGCGCTGACGCTCTAGGGAACTGCTGTCTGCCTCGCTGTCCGAGCCATTGCCCCCACCGTTAAAGTGGCTCTTGTTTGCATTGCGAATGGTAATGATTTTACCCTGTGTGCTGTCATGTGGGACTGAGTAAATGTTTTCCTCTTCTGTGGGCCGGGGCTTAGGTACAGCATCTACTGGCTCAGAATAATCAGAAGGATCATAACCACCATCATTGCTTGGTGGCCATGTGACTGAAGGTAATGAACGTCTGTTACCTCCATGGTCCACGTACGGGCCAAGAACTTTCCCAAATGTTACTGTAGGCTTGGGTCGCACCTGTGGTGGAACCTTGTTGTTAAGCTTGCTTTCAAAGGTGCTAATTTCTGAAATGACACTGAAGGTATCAGTATTTTCAAGGTCAGAAAACTTAAAGCCATGAGTCAATGTGCTATCATCTCTACAGATAGGGAAAAGTGGTGAGGGCTCAACGTCATCTTCAGAGTCCATCAGGGGGATGCTTGGTGACCCGCAACGAGGTGAATGAACATTCTCATTGGTACTGCAGGCCTCTGCTACATTGTCATACATGTGTGTGGCTTCTACGATGGTCTTTTTCTCAACTACCTCCTTTAAAAAGGGCTGGAAGAGATCTATTCGATGCAGGCCACCCACTACTCCGCCAGCTCCACAGACAACAGAAGTGAAACGGCCCTCAATTTCATGAGCCAATTCCTCCCCTTCGATCAGCTGATCACGGGCTACCTCAGATTCTGTTAGCTCTGCTTGACTCTCCCCAACTGCCAGCAGCTGTACAGGAATAATGTCTTGCACTTCACAAAGGAAGGCACAAAGGGTTTCCATTGAAGCTTTGCGTTTTGCCGAGTATACCGCAATGTATCCATGCACCAAACGACTCTTGCGTAAAGAAAAAGTAGAATGATATGACAGCACTGCTAGGTCAATGGTCTGCCTCTGGCTACCAATAGTAAGGTCCAACAACACGGATGTGCCAGTAGATAGATTGGCAGATGGTCTACAGTGCTGAGAGTGTAAGAAGGGTGATAAAAGTTGGTCTACATCATAACTGTCCCCACACATGACGCACATTACAACATGTAAATCAGCTTCTGAAGTCTGCTGTGTCTGAGAGTCTCTAAAACGGGTACGGGGATTTGGCAAAGGAGGGGAGCCACTTCCAAGACTGCAAGAGGGTCGCTGTAGATCCAAGAGGCTTTTAAGGACTTGGTTGATctgcttttcatttaaattgcGTGCATAACCTGCACCAGGAGAAGCAGGATCCAAGTAAGTGCACTGCAGTTTCCCAGCTACCTGTTGCCCTTGTACTATTAAACTTTGGGCAGTTTCTCCTCCAATATCCCCAATTGACCCAACTCCTCTCTTGGTGACCAGTAGAAGTGACATGGGAAGCTGTGCTAAGCTGTTATCCCTTCGTCCAATGGTTGATTCACGAAGTCGCTCAATGCTTTCAACAACATAGGACAATGATTCTTTTGAGTTGTAAAGACAGAGGCATCCATGTGGGGTAAAAGTAGGTGTGTAAAAAGAATTAACTGGCAAACGTACATTGCCTTCTATAGGCCGCAGAGCCAGCTCATATGTTTTTCCATCCAGTGTATATCGGTCATCACTGGTGCACATTGCCCTGATCTCATTGGCTAATTCCCTTGCAAGTCCATCTTTTCCAAGGATTACAAGATTAATCCTATCTACTTTTCCATCACCATACTGGGACTTTAAGGTGCCATCAAATGTATACCGAGTAGGAAATCTTGTGGCTAAGATCTGCTCAATCTTGCTGTCCACACAGTAAGGGCTACTAGGGCAGGTCTCCTTTGTTGGGTGGTAGACAAAATGGATATGCTTGAGTACTAAAGCATCCCTCTCTGCTTGAAGTTTCTGAAGAGCCTTAAATCTTTGTTCCTCTCCAAGAACTTCTTGTATGGCACCCATTTTCTCTTTACTGGGTTTAGCATCTACCTCAAGCTCATAGAACAGCTCAGAATACTCCAGCAAAAGCTCCTGGAAGTCCTCTTTGGCTTGGTCAATAATCTCCTTCTGATGCCTGTTATAGATATCCAGATACTCAGGTTCCTCTAGCCACTGGTAAAACTCCTCATTCATTATAAAGCTGCGAGCCTCTTCCCAAGGCTTGCCAGGAGTGACAAATGGTGACGAAACCAGTTTCTCTTTGAATTCTTGACGCATTTCTGCTCGTTTTCTCTCATTTCGCAGGTTCTCCAAGTGAGTTTCATAGAGAGCTTCTGCAGCTGGTGTCTCCAAAAGATCCTGGGGTATGCGGTCATCTTCCAAATTATCTATATGTGGTGTAGTTTCCCATGGTGTGTCATCTAATATAACAAACCACTGAGAAAACCCTCGCTTTGTCTCCAGAACTTTCTGTACTCCTGACCAGCTCAAGTGATCAATCTCATCTAAATCTGGTACCAAAGTAAACAGAGCCTGTGGAAGTGTACTTAAATACATCTTGCGCCGTTTTTCTATGTGCTCCTGTTTGAGCCTGTGCACATGttgttgaaataattttttggcTTTGGAAGTACCCTCAAGGAAGACATACTCTTTGTATTCAGAGGAAGTTTGCATTCTACGGTTGATATTGAGCCATGTTTCATTGTGGTTCTTCACAATGCAACTGACAAGCCATTCATAGCGGTCCTTAGCAGAAGCTATTTGCTGACTCTGCTGCTTCAGAGCCTCAAAGTAGGGTATGATCTTCGGTTTTCCACGACTCTTATCTATGAGCTGCACTAGGGTGAGGAAGGCAAGGTCAACATTGACGTTAGAACGTGCTGAAGTCTCAA
Protein-coding regions in this window:
- the arhgap35a gene encoding rho GTPase-activating protein 35; its protein translation is MMAKKQDPRTPTYNLVVVGLSGTEKEKGQCGVGKSCLCNRFVRPSADDFYLDHTSVLSTSDFGGRVVNNDHFLFWGEASRSLEEGPECRMHVVEQTEFIDDQTFQPHRSTALQPYIKRAASTKLASAEKLMYFCTDQLGLEQDFEQKQMPEGKLLVDGFLLCVDVSRGMNRNFDDQMKFVSNLYNQLAKTKKPVVLILTKCDEGVERYIKDSHTFALAKKNLQVVETSARSNVNVDLAFLTLVQLIDKSRGKPKIIPYFEALKQQSQQIASAKDRYEWLVSCIVKNHNETWLNINRRMQTSSEYKEYVFLEGTSKAKKLFQQHVHRLKQEHIEKRRKMYLSTLPQALFTLVPDLDEIDHLSWSGVQKVLETKRGFSQWFVILDDTPWETTPHIDNLEDDRIPQDLLETPAAEALYETHLENLRNERKRAEMRQEFKEKLVSSPFVTPGKPWEEARSFIMNEEFYQWLEEPEYLDIYNRHQKEIIDQAKEDFQELLLEYSELFYELEVDAKPSKEKMGAIQEVLGEEQRFKALQKLQAERDALVLKHIHFVYHPTKETCPSSPYCVDSKIEQILATRFPTRYTFDGTLKSQYGDGKVDRINLVILGKDGLARELANEIRAMCTSDDRYTLDGKTYELALRPIEGNVRLPVNSFYTPTFTPHGCLCLYNSKESLSYVVESIERLRESTIGRRDNSLAQLPMSLLLVTKRGVGSIGDIGGETAQSLIVQGQQVAGKLQCTYLDPASPGAGYARNLNEKQINQVLKSLLDLQRPSCSLGSGSPPLPNPRTRFRDSQTQQTSEADLHVVMCVMCGDSYDVDQLLSPFLHSQHCRPSANLSTGTSVLLDLTIGSQRQTIDLAVLSYHSTFSLRKSRLVHGYIAVYSAKRKASMETLCAFLCEVQDIIPVQLLAVGESQAELTESEVARDQLIEGEELAHEIEGRFTSVVCGAGGVVGGLHRIDLFQPFLKEVVEKKTIVEATHMYDNVAEACSTNENVHSPRCGSPSIPLMDSEDDVEPSPLFPICRDDSTLTHGFKFSDLENTDTFSVISEISTFESKLNNKVPPQVRPKPTVTFGKVLGPYVDHGGNRRSLPSVTWPPSNDGGYDPSDYSEPVDAVPKPRPTEEENIYSVPHDSTQGKIITIRNANKSHFNGGGNGSDSEADSSSLERQRKLSSLGVKPRLYRDRSKRLGKFSNFRTSFIGSDDELGGPPKTKEDELGIQKGDNSLNEEGEDPKKNKLLRSLRRTGKKTRIKPRPSISKQPESNYFGVPLANVVSPERPIPLFIEKCIRYIEATGLSTEGIYRVSGNKAEMESMQRQFDQDSNLDLVEKDISVNTVAGAMKSFFSELPDPLVPYNMQVELVEAFKINDREQRFLAMKDVLRRFPRENYDVFKYVISHLNKVSQNSRVNLMTSDNLSICFWPTLMRPDFTTMDALTATRTYQTIIETFIYQCAFFFYNQPPVDNPSGLPGLPGSPTATLSSTTSVSGSAYSSCNTTSQHVATPFTSTQQSPPHSPPPTPQSPIQSLLPPLHPHHAPTEQHML